A stretch of the Haloplanus aerogenes genome encodes the following:
- a CDS encoding DUF7344 domain-containing protein yields MNIGLLQTDDVLPETDIHDILRNDRRRNVIKCLQDRGREVSLRDLAEHIAEIETNESPPPSNIRDSVYVSLHQTHLPKLDDAGIVDYDSDRKTIILRKSARQVDLYMEVVTRYGVTWATYYRALGTISLLSIVLASTNTPLVSAIDPLLWASFFLVVIAVSTLYQFWSRRWLYLQQLL; encoded by the coding sequence ATGAACATTGGACTACTCCAAACCGACGACGTACTTCCCGAAACGGATATCCACGATATTCTTCGAAACGACCGTCGCAGAAACGTCATCAAGTGCCTCCAGGACCGGGGGCGCGAGGTGTCGCTCCGTGATCTCGCGGAACACATCGCCGAAATCGAGACGAACGAGTCGCCGCCACCGAGCAACATCCGAGACAGCGTGTACGTCTCGCTCCATCAGACGCACCTCCCCAAGCTCGACGACGCAGGTATCGTTGACTACGACAGCGACCGAAAGACGATCATCCTCCGAAAGTCCGCCCGCCAAGTCGATCTGTATATGGAAGTGGTCACCCGCTACGGCGTTACGTGGGCGACCTACTATCGAGCGCTCGGTACGATCTCCCTCCTCAGTATCGTCCTCGCATCTACCAACACGCCGCTGGTCTCGGCGATCGATCCGCTGCTGTGGGCAAGCTTCTTCCTCGTCGTCATCGCCGTGTCGACGCTCTACCAGTTCTGGTCGCGCCGATGGCTGTACCTTCAGCAGTTATTATGA
- a CDS encoding SipW-dependent-type signal peptide-containing protein has protein sequence MTDERFDISRRKALAALGTIGVASAGAGLGTSAYFSDQETFENNSLVAGTLDMGVGYTAHYSDWSPDEDGGDTETTDDDVDVIMYDGGPNETGSAGELPTVNGTQYTGLPANDAWLIAVDDPDQFLTNTQTGVYPNAGDTDGDGVDDQGPVECVDNGDGALVANAQADDATKPVIELDDVKPGDFGEVTFDFVLCDNPGYVWLNGSVISESENGITEPEADDPDEEETEERPASEDSESDVVELLDVVQAAVWVDNGNNYQDGDEGGVMLNTGSLREVLGMVSGGSAGYELNGNMNAEAGGGTGDQGCFEANTMHSLAFAWWVPIDHGNEIQSDSATFDLGFYTEQCRHNDGSGMNNEGLEDEVDDDAE, from the coding sequence ATGACGGACGAACGATTCGACATATCACGGCGGAAGGCACTAGCTGCACTCGGCACCATCGGCGTAGCGTCGGCGGGTGCTGGTCTGGGCACGAGCGCGTACTTCTCCGACCAGGAGACGTTCGAGAACAACTCGCTCGTGGCCGGCACGCTCGACATGGGCGTCGGGTACACGGCGCACTACTCGGACTGGAGCCCGGACGAGGACGGTGGTGACACGGAGACGACCGACGACGACGTCGACGTGATCATGTACGACGGCGGTCCCAACGAAACCGGGAGTGCCGGTGAGCTGCCCACGGTTAACGGTACGCAGTACACGGGCCTGCCCGCGAATGACGCGTGGCTGATCGCCGTCGACGACCCCGACCAGTTCCTCACGAACACCCAGACCGGCGTCTATCCGAACGCCGGCGATACCGACGGCGATGGCGTCGACGATCAGGGCCCGGTCGAATGTGTCGACAACGGTGACGGTGCCCTCGTCGCGAACGCACAGGCCGACGACGCCACGAAGCCAGTGATCGAACTGGACGACGTGAAGCCGGGCGACTTCGGCGAGGTCACGTTCGACTTCGTGCTGTGTGACAACCCCGGCTACGTCTGGCTGAACGGCAGCGTCATCAGCGAGAGCGAGAACGGGATCACCGAACCGGAGGCCGACGACCCCGACGAAGAGGAGACCGAAGAGCGACCGGCGAGCGAGGACAGCGAGAGCGACGTGGTCGAACTCCTCGACGTCGTGCAGGCTGCCGTCTGGGTCGACAACGGCAACAACTACCAAGACGGCGACGAGGGCGGCGTGATGCTCAACACGGGATCGCTCCGCGAGGTTCTGGGAATGGTCAGCGGGGGTTCGGCCGGATACGAACTCAACGGCAACATGAACGCGGAAGCCGGTGGCGGGACCGGCGACCAGGGGTGTTTCGAGGCGAACACCATGCACTCGCTCGCGTTCGCGTGGTGGGTTCCCATCGACCACGGCAACGAGATTCAGTCCGACTCCGCGACGTTCGACCTCGGCTTCTACACCGAGCAGTGCCGCCACAACGACGGCAGCGGCATGAACAACGAGGGCCTCGAAGACGAAGTCGACGACGACGCGGAATAA
- a CDS encoding midas domain-containing protein, with protein MSLRDLDITWKTVAILLLAFVVIASASGGATYTVLSDAESTSGILTVEAQFSNGMYQLKPIPCQQAESARATGVTPDPDDQKKLKQFDVAGNGGCAKISFWLAPFWFGDTSPSKATIGHQDESTGKWLFLETTVGRHTDRTVRLDAVTTGFSPFAVFVPNETQSQPVTNVDPTNGTATASTDNGTATPTPTSTSTPTPTSTPTPTPTESGDQSTSSGSAGAGAVDSSDDSSESDESETDSTFDSDSDSSDSDDGTADDESTSSEDGSDPDSDSSEESTTDNSTTDNSPEESTPDNSPEESPDNSTDESPDNSTDESPEESPDNSPEESPEESPDNSPEESPEESPDNSPEESPEESPDNSTDESPEESPDDSTTDESPDDSTTDESPDDSTTDESPDDSTTDESPDESPDDSEGDDSTPDDSEGDDSTPDDSEGDDSTPDDSPDDSPDDSEGDESPEESPDDSTTDESPDESPDDSEGDDSTPDDSPDESPDDSEGDDSTPDDSPDESPDESPDDSEGDDSTPDDSPDESPDDSEGEESPDESPDDSEGDESPDDSEGDESPEESPDDSTTDESPEESPDDSTTDESPDDSEGDDSTPDDSEGDDSTPDDSPDESPDESPDDSEGDDSTPDDSPDESPDDSSSSGGDTDSSSTDDGDDSSDGGSQ; from the coding sequence ATGTCGCTCCGAGACCTCGATATCACGTGGAAGACCGTCGCCATACTCCTCCTCGCGTTCGTAGTTATCGCTTCGGCGTCCGGCGGTGCGACGTACACGGTGCTGTCCGACGCGGAATCTACGTCTGGGATTTTGACCGTCGAGGCGCAGTTCTCGAACGGCATGTACCAGCTCAAGCCGATTCCCTGTCAGCAGGCCGAATCGGCACGTGCCACGGGTGTGACTCCCGATCCGGACGACCAGAAGAAACTCAAGCAGTTCGACGTGGCCGGCAACGGAGGTTGTGCGAAGATTTCGTTCTGGCTCGCCCCCTTCTGGTTCGGCGATACGTCGCCGTCGAAAGCGACTATCGGTCACCAAGACGAGAGCACCGGGAAGTGGTTGTTCTTGGAGACCACCGTGGGCAGGCACACCGATCGGACGGTTAGACTCGACGCCGTCACGACCGGGTTCAGTCCGTTCGCGGTGTTCGTGCCTAACGAGACCCAAAGCCAACCCGTGACGAACGTCGATCCGACGAACGGGACGGCGACGGCATCCACCGATAACGGGACGGCGACGCCGACGCCGACATCGACATCGACGCCGACGCCGACATCGACGCCGACGCCGACTCCCACCGAATCGGGTGACCAGTCCACCAGCTCCGGTTCGGCCGGCGCCGGGGCAGTCGATAGTTCGGACGACTCGTCGGAGTCGGACGAGAGCGAGACGGACTCCACGTTCGACAGCGACTCCGATTCCAGTGACTCCGACGACGGGACGGCAGACGACGAATCGACGTCGTCCGAGGACGGTTCGGACCCCGACTCCGACTCGTCGGAGGAGTCGACGACGGACAACTCAACGACGGACAACTCGCCGGAGGAATCGACGCCGGACAACTCGCCGGAGGAGTCGCCGGACAACTCGACGGATGAGTCGCCGGACAACTCGACGGATGAGTCGCCGGAGGAGTCGCCGGACAACTCGCCGGAGGAGTCGCCGGAGGAGTCGCCGGACAACTCGCCGGAGGAGTCGCCGGAGGAGTCGCCGGACAACTCGCCGGAGGAGTCGCCGGAGGAGTCGCCGGACAACTCGACGGACGAGTCGCCGGAGGAGTCGCCGGATGATTCCACGACGGATGAGTCGCCGGATGATTCCACGACGGATGAGTCGCCGGATGATTCCACGACGGATGAGTCGCCGGATGATTCCACGACGGATGAGTCGCCGGACGAGTCGCCGGACGACTCGGAGGGAGATGATTCGACGCCGGACGACTCGGAGGGAGATGATTCGACGCCGGACGACTCGGAGGGAGATGATTCGACGCCGGACGACTCGCCGGATGATTCGCCGGACGACTCGGAGGGAGATGAGTCGCCGGAGGAGTCGCCGGATGATTCCACGACGGATGAGTCGCCGGACGAGTCGCCGGACGACTCGGAGGGAGATGATTCGACGCCGGACGACTCGCCGGATGAGTCGCCGGACGACTCGGAGGGAGATGATTCGACGCCGGACGACTCGCCGGATGAGTCGCCGGACGAGTCGCCGGACGACTCGGAGGGAGATGATTCGACGCCGGACGACTCGCCGGATGAGTCGCCGGACGACTCGGAGGGAGAGGAGTCGCCGGATGAGTCGCCGGACGACTCGGAGGGAGATGAGTCGCCGGACGACTCGGAGGGAGATGAGTCGCCGGAGGAGTCGCCGGATGATTCCACGACGGATGAGTCGCCGGAGGAGTCGCCGGATGATTCCACGACGGATGAGTCGCCGGACGACTCGGAGGGAGATGATTCGACGCCGGACGACTCGGAGGGAGATGATTCGACGCCGGACGACTCGCCGGATGAGTCGCCGGACGAGTCGCCGGACGACTCGGAGGGAGATGATTCGACGCCGGACGACTCGCCGGACGAGTCGCCGGACGACAGTTCCTCCTCGGGCGGCGACACGGATTCGTCCAGCACCGACGATGGAGACGACTCCTCCGACGGCGGGTCACAATGA
- a CDS encoding vWA domain-containing protein, protein MSNNDFELSRRKALAALGSIGVASAGAGLGTSAFFSDQETFQNNRLVAGELDLKLDWEEHYSNWSADENDDREENDGGDGEGDDGVGEFEVTMERPDNPGMYRPFPPGTEGFDNDQEPLLWVPEAYVDDFMDNTSIEAYPDSNNDGIAEFPIEEMNDRAPCDYLADVGANDEGLDPDSDPLGRTDNDDTRLDDGSPAPMIHLQDVKPGDFGEVTFSTHLCDNPGYLWMNMPGGLDASENGFTEPELDDPDEDGPGGEVELVDQIQTALWYDDCDNLFTCDELIDLMIVADTSNSINGDLDEDTGGPGEDDESVPSEAELLRDAGNEFITALENATSGDQVRAGFLTFNGAGDPDDVDPSGTGVFGRPALRAGMGPLSQFDPDNTGGPDLGEFLPNQGNGNTPLPYALDLAQQVLDDQGRSGAKKVILVVTDGLPDYVGGGNTVPYTVEENEGGPLTPTGNTYTSAVYSDGIADGSSSQAEQDESAAVATDIQNDGTIIRVAGIGLTPSADNFLRAGIAGTDGDPTSAESGFFYDPIDFASLVDLAETIAGDITAGVNGCEEIIFSGTLGELETALTANDGRGIPLDGELPAEQGGGSGRNCFAASATHCFGFSWWLPVDHANELQSDGVSFDIGFYTEQCRHNDGSGMNSEEV, encoded by the coding sequence ATGTCAAACAACGACTTCGAACTCTCACGGCGGAAAGCGCTCGCCGCTCTCGGTAGCATCGGCGTGGCGTCGGCTGGGGCCGGACTCGGAACGTCCGCGTTCTTCAGCGATCAGGAAACGTTCCAGAACAACCGACTCGTTGCGGGCGAACTCGACCTCAAGTTGGACTGGGAGGAGCACTACTCCAACTGGTCCGCGGACGAGAACGACGACCGGGAAGAGAACGACGGCGGTGACGGCGAAGGCGACGACGGCGTCGGCGAATTCGAAGTGACGATGGAGCGCCCGGATAATCCGGGGATGTACCGTCCGTTCCCGCCCGGGACGGAGGGCTTCGACAACGATCAGGAGCCGCTTCTCTGGGTGCCCGAAGCGTACGTCGACGACTTCATGGACAACACGTCCATCGAAGCGTATCCCGATTCGAACAACGACGGCATCGCGGAGTTCCCGATCGAGGAAATGAACGATCGGGCTCCCTGTGACTACCTCGCCGACGTGGGCGCCAACGACGAGGGACTCGATCCGGACAGCGATCCGCTGGGCCGGACGGACAACGACGACACGCGTCTCGACGATGGCTCGCCGGCACCGATGATCCATCTGCAGGACGTGAAGCCGGGCGACTTCGGCGAGGTCACGTTCAGTACGCACCTCTGTGACAACCCCGGCTACCTCTGGATGAACATGCCGGGTGGTCTGGATGCGAGCGAGAACGGGTTCACCGAGCCTGAGCTCGACGACCCCGACGAAGACGGACCCGGTGGTGAGGTCGAACTCGTCGACCAGATTCAGACTGCCCTCTGGTACGACGACTGTGACAACCTCTTCACCTGCGACGAACTGATCGACCTGATGATCGTCGCAGACACGTCAAACAGCATCAACGGGGATCTGGACGAGGATACTGGCGGTCCCGGTGAGGACGACGAAAGTGTTCCCTCGGAGGCGGAGCTCCTCCGGGACGCGGGGAACGAGTTCATCACTGCACTCGAAAATGCGACCAGTGGTGATCAGGTCAGGGCCGGCTTCCTGACGTTCAACGGCGCAGGCGATCCCGACGACGTTGACCCGTCCGGAACCGGGGTCTTCGGTCGTCCAGCTCTGCGCGCCGGTATGGGACCGCTCTCGCAGTTCGATCCGGACAACACTGGTGGCCCCGACCTCGGCGAGTTCCTCCCCAACCAGGGGAACGGCAACACGCCGCTCCCGTACGCACTGGATCTGGCGCAACAGGTGCTCGATGACCAGGGTCGATCCGGTGCGAAAAAAGTGATCCTGGTTGTCACGGACGGTCTTCCAGACTACGTCGGCGGTGGCAACACCGTGCCGTACACCGTCGAGGAGAACGAGGGAGGCCCGCTCACGCCCACTGGGAATACCTACACCTCCGCGGTCTACTCCGACGGCATTGCCGACGGTTCCTCCTCCCAGGCCGAACAGGACGAGAGCGCGGCTGTCGCCACGGACATCCAGAACGACGGCACCATCATCCGCGTCGCCGGCATCGGTCTCACGCCGTCTGCGGACAACTTCCTGCGCGCCGGCATCGCCGGCACCGACGGCGATCCGACTTCCGCCGAGAGTGGGTTCTTCTACGACCCCATCGACTTCGCGAGCCTCGTCGACCTCGCCGAGACGATTGCCGGAGACATCACCGCGGGCGTCAACGGCTGCGAGGAGATCATCTTCTCCGGCACGCTTGGCGAGCTGGAGACCGCACTCACCGCCAACGACGGCCGCGGCATCCCGCTCGACGGGGAGCTCCCGGCCGAACAAGGCGGCGGGTCCGGTCGAAACTGTTTCGCTGCGAGCGCCACGCACTGCTTTGGCTTCTCGTGGTGGCTTCCGGTCGACCACGCGAACGAACTCCAATCTGACGGCGTTTCGTTCGACATCGGCTTCTACACCGAGCAGTGCCGCCACAACGACGGCAGCGGGATGAACAGCGAAGAGGTCTAA
- a CDS encoding STT3 domain-containing protein, whose translation MSEAERSDDSPEGIDRQRRIPVRTALLLALLLVVLVRLPTIQEVFRDDWVVLASNDPYFYRYLVDQALASGPLPSLPDRAIRGEPLLAATLSVAAWPFGARTWGSGFVVAWYPVVAAVLTAAFVYGAATRLTGDVRVGLASAGLLAVTPAHAYRTALGVADHHAFDYVWLALTALAVIELLARSERDRRTWLASGTLAVAVAAQALAWEASPLLLVPLAPALGLVALVEIRRPGPERLAPVVAGLVGGAALAHLVHILLGWQFEAVIYALDLLALGSVGLLALVVAVRRTGGSWRWLAAAEVVFGVVAAVAVRQVPPIATELELGLAFFLRSGPAELAGVGANYGAVGVLVILGFASVLAAPILPFAAKWGWQRLEPGWLVVGVYALHFGVLAALQRRFAGELAPFAAILGGMGFVMLASWFDLVQPPVPRRDGSDDTATPAVAADGGDDDLVVPDRTRVALLAGLAGVAVGSGSLYAALIDRRLVITDATYDAARWITEYVDERDIPYPESYVLSKWGRNRVYNYFVNGEAASYSYAERHYEDFLFSNSNSADEWYGEFEGRVGFVVTRDLPHLGLISSSTIQSTLHDRFGSAEISDISGVGHFRALFATEDGARKVFRLVPGATIRGPAPDDRDHVRLVAEVSITGDDFEYVRRAPVTDGTFEVTVANPGTYRVGADGRTVEITERMVQSGDTVTVDD comes from the coding sequence ATGAGTGAGGCCGAACGGTCCGACGATTCGCCGGAAGGGATCGACAGACAACGTCGCATCCCTGTCCGGACGGCGCTCTTGCTCGCCCTTTTGCTCGTCGTCCTCGTTCGTCTCCCGACGATTCAGGAAGTGTTTCGCGACGACTGGGTCGTCCTCGCCTCGAACGATCCCTACTTCTACCGCTATCTGGTCGATCAGGCGTTGGCGAGCGGGCCGCTCCCGTCGCTTCCCGACCGGGCGATCCGTGGCGAACCGCTGCTCGCCGCGACGCTCTCGGTGGCGGCGTGGCCGTTCGGCGCGCGCACGTGGGGATCGGGGTTCGTCGTCGCGTGGTATCCCGTGGTCGCGGCGGTGCTGACGGCCGCCTTCGTCTACGGTGCTGCCACGCGGCTCACCGGCGACGTGCGCGTCGGTCTCGCCTCGGCTGGACTCTTGGCCGTCACGCCGGCGCACGCCTACCGGACCGCACTCGGCGTGGCCGACCACCACGCCTTCGACTACGTGTGGCTCGCGCTGACGGCGCTGGCCGTGATCGAACTGCTCGCCCGGAGCGAGCGTGACCGCCGAACGTGGCTCGCCAGCGGCACCCTCGCTGTTGCGGTCGCGGCTCAGGCGCTCGCGTGGGAAGCCTCGCCGCTCCTGCTCGTCCCGCTCGCCCCCGCACTCGGCCTCGTGGCACTGGTCGAAATTCGTCGACCGGGACCGGAACGGCTCGCACCGGTCGTCGCCGGTCTCGTCGGCGGTGCAGCGCTCGCGCACCTCGTCCACATACTGCTCGGCTGGCAGTTCGAGGCCGTTATCTACGCACTCGACCTGCTCGCGCTCGGGAGCGTCGGGTTACTGGCGCTCGTCGTCGCCGTCCGACGGACCGGGGGCTCGTGGAGGTGGCTCGCGGCCGCCGAGGTGGTGTTCGGCGTCGTCGCCGCCGTCGCCGTCCGTCAGGTTCCGCCGATCGCGACCGAACTGGAGTTGGGCCTCGCCTTCTTCTTGCGGAGCGGCCCGGCCGAACTCGCGGGCGTCGGCGCCAACTACGGCGCGGTCGGCGTACTGGTCATCCTCGGCTTCGCGTCCGTGCTCGCGGCGCCGATACTGCCGTTCGCGGCCAAGTGGGGCTGGCAACGGCTCGAACCCGGGTGGCTCGTCGTCGGCGTCTACGCCCTCCACTTCGGCGTGCTGGCGGCGCTGCAGCGACGGTTCGCCGGAGAACTCGCACCCTTCGCGGCCATCCTCGGTGGGATGGGTTTCGTGATGCTCGCTTCGTGGTTCGACCTCGTCCAGCCGCCCGTGCCGCGCCGAGACGGGAGCGACGATACCGCGACTCCAGCTGTCGCCGCTGACGGTGGCGACGACGATCTCGTCGTTCCGGATCGAACCCGCGTGGCACTGCTCGCCGGCCTCGCAGGCGTCGCCGTCGGGTCCGGATCGCTCTACGCCGCGCTCATCGACCGACGACTCGTCATCACCGACGCCACCTACGACGCGGCGCGCTGGATCACGGAGTACGTCGACGAGAGGGACATTCCCTATCCCGAGAGTTACGTCCTCAGCAAGTGGGGGCGCAACCGCGTCTACAACTACTTCGTGAACGGGGAAGCGGCGTCGTACTCGTACGCCGAGCGCCACTACGAGGACTTCCTGTTCTCCAACTCCAACAGTGCCGACGAGTGGTACGGGGAGTTCGAAGGTCGCGTCGGATTCGTCGTCACCCGCGACCTGCCGCATCTCGGGTTGATCTCCTCGTCGACGATTCAGTCGACGCTCCACGACCGATTCGGGAGTGCCGAGATCAGTGATATCAGCGGCGTCGGGCACTTCCGCGCCCTGTTCGCTACCGAGGACGGCGCCCGGAAGGTGTTCCGGCTCGTCCCCGGCGCGACGATTCGTGGTCCGGCGCCGGACGACAGGGACCACGTTCGACTCGTCGCCGAGGTGTCGATCACCGGCGACGACTTCGAGTACGTGCGGCGAGCGCCGGTGACGGACGGCACGTTCGAGGTGACGGTCGCCAATCCGGGCACGTATCGGGTCGGTGCGGACGGACGGACCGTCGAAATCACCGAACGCATGGTCCAGTCGGGTGACACCGTGACCGTCGACGACTAA
- a CDS encoding signal peptidase I — MNAQSTTDRNTLRLAKNALVVLVLLAVVAPFVVYAVPSVVGADHGLVVLSGSMEPKMSPGDAVIVREVPASEIEQGDIITFQRSGSDTPTTHRVVEKQQAEDGVAYVTKGDANEERDRGTVPHDRVVGEVIFVIPFIGHVIQFANTQVGFLALVLTPMVLFVLSELWEMAKEIREPKSSSATATDGPSVTAATRTTTDASVGTTGTGGGESDGFTLTRSSLQLLLLLFGLYMPYSGYVAYTMQEAVPIAVATATTIAFLFCLVIYLASRGAESDSAGSATRSIEGVVRQGELPARIGERTTIPLDSVESLVQMALDRDDWVIYDDEQDTYYMARDDALYLHRAAPETDGGTVADGDTTETVEPDRRSTDDSPSTTGGGGT, encoded by the coding sequence GTGAACGCGCAGTCGACGACCGACAGGAACACGCTTCGCTTGGCGAAGAACGCGCTGGTAGTGCTCGTGTTGCTCGCCGTCGTCGCTCCCTTCGTCGTCTACGCGGTTCCGAGCGTCGTCGGGGCGGACCACGGACTCGTCGTTCTCTCCGGCAGTATGGAGCCGAAGATGAGCCCGGGTGATGCGGTCATCGTCCGGGAGGTGCCGGCCTCGGAGATCGAGCAGGGCGACATCATTACGTTCCAGCGGTCCGGGAGCGACACGCCGACGACTCACCGAGTGGTCGAGAAACAGCAGGCTGAGGACGGTGTCGCCTACGTCACCAAAGGCGACGCCAACGAGGAACGTGATCGGGGGACCGTTCCGCACGACCGGGTGGTGGGTGAAGTCATCTTCGTGATTCCGTTCATCGGTCACGTGATCCAGTTCGCCAACACGCAGGTCGGCTTCCTCGCGCTCGTGCTCACGCCGATGGTTCTGTTCGTCCTCTCGGAGCTCTGGGAGATGGCGAAGGAGATTCGCGAACCCAAATCGTCCAGCGCGACGGCGACCGACGGGCCGTCGGTTACGGCAGCGACTCGGACGACCACCGACGCCAGTGTCGGCACCACTGGCACCGGCGGCGGCGAGAGTGACGGATTCACGCTCACGCGGTCGAGCCTCCAACTGCTCTTGCTCCTGTTCGGACTGTACATGCCGTACAGCGGGTACGTCGCGTACACGATGCAGGAAGCAGTGCCGATAGCCGTCGCGACCGCGACGACGATCGCGTTCCTGTTCTGTCTCGTGATCTATCTAGCCAGTCGTGGGGCAGAAAGCGACTCGGCCGGTTCGGCGACCCGTTCGATCGAGGGCGTCGTCCGACAGGGCGAACTCCCAGCGCGGATCGGTGAGCGTACCACGATCCCGCTGGACTCGGTCGAGTCGCTGGTTCAGATGGCTCTCGACCGCGACGACTGGGTCATCTACGACGACGAGCAGGACACGTACTACATGGCTCGGGACGACGCGCTGTATCTGCACCGTGCGGCGCCCGAAACCGACGGGGGGACGGTCGCCGACGGCGACACGACGGAGACGGTCGAACCGGATCGGCGGTCGACCGACGACAGTCCGTCCACGACGGGTGGTGGTGGAACGTGA
- a CDS encoding HD domain-containing protein, whose protein sequence is MGVEIKESAVPDAEFEEMKQFVSDYLAASVENEEDGGRMRWYPWHSAEYRFNHTLNVVELATDIARREGADIDVVRVAALFHDIAKLEAEQERHADEGARVAREYLTTRGDYPQSFVDQVTQSIREHSYQGPLGDVSLETQCLIEADILDKIGANGAVLMLLRMGYESRTHMDAGEMIDRVLERGRDAACRVESDAAESVAHQRLKRVKWFREWLEAEVPGIDAQDPDSGSDDA, encoded by the coding sequence GTGGGAGTTGAAATAAAGGAGTCCGCCGTTCCGGACGCGGAGTTCGAGGAGATGAAGCAGTTCGTCTCGGATTATCTCGCTGCGAGCGTCGAGAACGAGGAGGACGGCGGCCGGATGCGCTGGTATCCGTGGCACAGCGCCGAATACCGGTTCAACCACACGCTCAACGTGGTCGAACTCGCGACGGATATCGCTCGCCGCGAGGGCGCCGATATCGACGTGGTTCGTGTGGCCGCGCTGTTTCACGACATCGCGAAACTCGAAGCCGAGCAGGAACGCCACGCCGACGAGGGCGCGCGTGTCGCGCGCGAGTATCTCACTACCCGCGGCGACTACCCCCAGTCGTTCGTCGATCAGGTGACCCAGTCGATCCGCGAACACTCGTATCAGGGACCGCTCGGTGATGTCTCCCTGGAGACGCAGTGTCTCATCGAGGCCGACATCCTCGACAAGATCGGGGCCAACGGCGCCGTGTTGATGCTCCTGCGGATGGGCTACGAGTCGCGCACGCACATGGACGCCGGCGAGATGATCGACCGCGTCCTCGAACGCGGCCGTGACGCCGCTTGTCGGGTCGAGAGCGACGCCGCCGAGAGCGTCGCCCACCAGCGGCTGAAACGGGTGAAGTGGTTCCGCGAATGGCTCGAAGCGGAAGTGCCGGGCATCGACGCCCAGGACCCGGATAGCGGTTCGGACGACGCATAG